GAATTGCCAGGTCCGGGCCGTTTCCCTGGCGGGGTTAGCGCAATCTGGCCTTGTGGTAAGTCCGTTCTCACCGCGATGTTCGCTGACACTGATCGAGGCACGGCGCCGGCACAATCACCCGAATAGGCCAACCCCAATACGGAGGGTGCGTAATGTCGGAACACCCCAATGTGATCGTGGTGCGGGAGAGCTACGACGCCCTGGCCAAAGGAGACCTCGATTACCTCAGGGGTACCCTGCTCGCCGACGACGTGGTATTCCACGTCCCGGGCCGCGGCGCCCTGGCCGGCGCGCATCGCGGCAAGGACGAGGTGGTGAACTATCTCGCCCGGCTCGGTGAATTGTCCGGAAACACGCTGGGATACGAGCCGGAATCATTCCTCGTCGGAGACGACAAGGTCGCCGCGGTGGTCCGCGTCCGGGGCGAGCGCGGCGACCGCCGTCTCGACGACCACGGCGTCCAGGTGTTCCGCGTGGCCGACGGCAAGATCACCGAGCGCTGGAGCTACCCCTACGACCCCTACCTCTTCGACGAGTTCTCCGACTGACGCCGTCTCGTGGTGGGACGGCCGGGCCGGGCGGAACCGGCCCGGCCCGTCCGCCCCACCCTCATCCCGCCGCCAGGGCCTCGGCCAGCACCGCCACGTATCCCTGCGTGAGCCTGGCCCGTTCGAGATAGTGCTCCGGGTCGTCGGAGGCC
This genomic window from Microbispora sp. ZYX-F-249 contains:
- a CDS encoding nuclear transport factor 2 family protein — encoded protein: MSEHPNVIVVRESYDALAKGDLDYLRGTLLADDVVFHVPGRGALAGAHRGKDEVVNYLARLGELSGNTLGYEPESFLVGDDKVAAVVRVRGERGDRRLDDHGVQVFRVADGKITERWSYPYDPYLFDEFSD